The Petropleomorpha daqingensis genome includes a window with the following:
- a CDS encoding inositol-3-phosphate synthase yields MGSVKVAIVGVGNCAASLVQGVHYYRDADETTSVPGLMHVRFGEYHVSDVEFVAAFDVDAKKVGQDLSAAIVASENNTISICDVPPLGVTVQRGHTFDGLGKYYRETIEESDEQPVDVVAAIRESGADVLVCYLPVGSQQATEFYAQCALDAGVAFVNALPVFIAGTKEWADKFTAAGLPIVGDDIKSQVGATITHRVLAKLFEDRGVRLDRTMQLNVGGNMDFKNMLERERLESKKISKTQSVTSQVDRDMGVGNVHIGPSDHVPWLSDRKWAYVRLEGRAFGDVPLNLEYKLEVWDSPNSAGIIIDAIRAAKIAKDRGIGGPLLSASSYFMKSPPVQYSDSEAHDAVEKFIRGEVER; encoded by the coding sequence ATGGGAAGCGTCAAGGTCGCCATCGTCGGCGTCGGCAACTGCGCCGCGTCGCTCGTGCAGGGCGTCCACTACTACCGGGACGCCGACGAGACGACGTCCGTGCCCGGGCTGATGCACGTCCGCTTCGGCGAGTACCACGTCTCCGACGTGGAGTTCGTCGCCGCGTTCGACGTCGACGCGAAGAAGGTCGGCCAGGACCTCTCCGCGGCGATCGTGGCCAGCGAGAACAACACCATCTCGATCTGCGACGTCCCGCCGCTGGGCGTGACCGTGCAGCGCGGCCACACCTTCGACGGCCTCGGCAAGTACTACCGCGAGACGATCGAGGAGTCCGACGAGCAGCCGGTCGACGTCGTCGCTGCGATCCGCGAGTCCGGCGCCGACGTGCTGGTCTGCTACCTGCCGGTCGGCTCGCAGCAGGCGACCGAGTTCTACGCCCAGTGCGCCCTGGACGCCGGCGTCGCGTTCGTCAACGCGCTGCCGGTGTTCATCGCCGGCACCAAGGAGTGGGCGGACAAGTTCACCGCCGCCGGGCTGCCGATCGTCGGCGACGACATCAAGAGCCAGGTCGGCGCCACCATCACCCACCGCGTCCTGGCCAAGCTGTTCGAGGACCGCGGCGTGCGGCTGGACCGCACGATGCAGCTCAACGTCGGCGGCAACATGGACTTCAAGAACATGCTCGAGAGGGAACGGCTGGAGTCCAAGAAGATCTCCAAGACCCAGTCGGTCACCTCGCAGGTCGACCGCGACATGGGCGTCGGCAACGTGCACATCGGCCCGTCGGACCACGTGCCGTGGCTGTCGGACCGCAAGTGGGCCTACGTCCGTCTCGAGGGCCGCGCGTTCGGCGACGTCCCGCTGAACCTGGAGTACAAGCTCGAGGTCTGGGACTCCCCGAACTCGGCCGGGATCATCATCGACGCCATCCGTGCGGCGAAGATCGCCAAGGACCGGGGCATCGGCGGCCCGCTGCTGTCGGCGTCGTCGTACTTCATGAAGAGCCCGCCGGTGCAGTACTCCGACAGCGAGGCGCACGACGCGGTGGAGAAGTTCATCCGCGGCGAGGTCGAGCGCTAA